From Rhodanobacteraceae bacterium, the proteins below share one genomic window:
- a CDS encoding RND efflux system, inner membrane transporter, with amino-acid sequence MSNTNLSAWALKHQQFILFSIIILLIGGVYSYTHLGQEEDPGFTVRSMVVQAYWPGATLEQMQQQVTDKLEKKLQSVSEIDYVKSFVEAGQTQLTVTLRDDTPPEQVPEVWYQVRKKIGDIAYSLPQGVRGPFFNDEFGTTFGNIYALTADGFNYAQMKVFAESARDEFLRVPNVDQVNLVGTQDQRIYIEYSNAKLSTLGINPDQIVATLKTVNGVEPAGVVQTRDEQIQLNVSGDFDSVQGIRNIGIYANGHMFRLGDVATVKRGYVDPPQLRMFFNGQPAIGLAISMRTGGDVLRLGKDLNAAAARLESNFPVGVKLNTVSDQPKVVKSAVGEFSDSLYEAVGIVLLVCFLSLGVRTGFVVALCIPFVLAVVFLVMYLLGIDLQRISLGALIIALGLLVDDAIISVEMMVLKLEEGWDHVRAATFAYTATAFPMLTGTLITVAGFLPVAISKSGSAEYTRSLFEVVGIALVVSWFVAVLVTPYLGFKLLPDFKPKPGENTDVYQRPFYRWFRKRVSWCLDHRLLVIGVTVILFVLSLGLFKLIPQQFFPSSDRPELIVDLWMPQAASFDEIQKQATAMQKDLKDDSDVVSVTSYVGGGSPRFYLPLNVQTQNNLAELVVMTKGYKQREGVMSRIQELLDNGFPATRGRVTRLENGPPVGYPVQFRISGEDEVQLRNLAEKVMAMARANPDTTDVNMDWGERVKVLKIDIDQDKARVLGVSSKSVSQALQASLSGYDITQYLEGTDSIGVYARLQSPERTDLNNIKDLKIYTQGGHFVPLSQIARLRLASDDSIRWRRNRIPTITVQADVQNGAQGNDVEHALWSQLEPMVKKLPAGYRIEMGGSLESSSKSQKAIKTTMPLVIVIVLFLLMIQLQDMRRMALVLLTAPLGIIGVTAIMLLFRIPFGFVALLGTIALFGMIIRNSVILIVQIDHALGEGATMRDAIIESTVHRFRPILLTAAAAVLAMVPLTRSVFWGPMAWAIMGGLTVATLLTLLFLPTAFAVWFKAAKSGEAHAK; translated from the coding sequence ATGTCGAACACCAACCTGTCCGCGTGGGCGCTCAAGCACCAGCAGTTCATCCTGTTCTCGATCATCATCCTGCTGATCGGCGGCGTCTATTCGTACACGCACCTGGGCCAGGAAGAAGACCCCGGTTTCACGGTGCGCAGCATGGTCGTGCAGGCGTACTGGCCGGGCGCGACGCTCGAGCAGATGCAGCAACAGGTCACCGACAAGCTTGAGAAGAAGCTGCAGAGCGTCTCCGAAATCGACTACGTCAAGAGCTTCGTCGAGGCTGGCCAGACGCAACTGACCGTCACGCTGCGCGATGACACACCGCCCGAGCAGGTGCCGGAAGTCTGGTACCAGGTGCGCAAGAAGATCGGCGACATCGCGTATTCGCTGCCGCAGGGCGTGCGCGGGCCGTTCTTCAACGATGAGTTCGGCACCACCTTCGGCAACATCTATGCGCTGACCGCCGACGGCTTCAACTACGCGCAGATGAAGGTGTTCGCGGAATCGGCACGCGACGAGTTCCTGCGCGTGCCGAACGTCGACCAGGTGAACCTGGTCGGCACGCAGGACCAGCGCATCTATATCGAATATTCCAACGCGAAGCTGTCGACGCTCGGCATCAATCCCGACCAGATCGTCGCGACGCTGAAAACCGTCAACGGCGTGGAACCCGCCGGCGTAGTCCAGACACGCGACGAACAGATCCAGTTGAACGTCAGTGGCGATTTCGATTCGGTGCAGGGCATCCGCAACATCGGCATCTACGCGAACGGACACATGTTCCGGTTGGGCGACGTCGCCACGGTCAAACGCGGCTACGTCGATCCGCCGCAGCTCAGGATGTTCTTCAACGGCCAACCGGCGATCGGACTCGCGATCAGCATGCGCACCGGTGGTGACGTGCTGCGGCTCGGCAAGGACTTGAACGCCGCCGCCGCGCGCCTCGAAAGCAACTTCCCGGTCGGCGTGAAGCTCAACACCGTGTCCGACCAGCCGAAGGTCGTGAAATCCGCGGTCGGCGAATTTTCCGACAGCCTGTACGAAGCCGTGGGCATCGTGCTGCTGGTGTGCTTCCTTTCGCTCGGCGTGCGCACCGGCTTCGTCGTGGCGCTGTGCATTCCATTCGTGTTGGCGGTGGTGTTCCTGGTCATGTACCTCCTGGGCATCGACCTGCAGCGCATCTCGCTGGGCGCGCTGATCATCGCGCTGGGCCTGCTGGTGGACGACGCGATCATTTCCGTGGAAATGATGGTGCTGAAACTGGAGGAAGGCTGGGACCACGTCCGCGCGGCCACTTTCGCCTACACCGCCACCGCGTTTCCGATGTTGACCGGCACGCTGATCACGGTCGCGGGCTTCCTGCCCGTCGCGATTTCCAAATCCGGTTCGGCGGAATACACGCGCTCGCTGTTCGAAGTGGTCGGCATCGCGCTGGTCGTCTCGTGGTTCGTGGCGGTGCTGGTCACGCCGTATCTCGGCTTCAAGCTGCTGCCGGATTTCAAGCCGAAGCCCGGCGAGAACACGGATGTGTACCAGCGCCCGTTCTACCGTTGGTTCCGCAAGCGCGTGAGCTGGTGCCTTGATCATCGGCTACTGGTGATCGGCGTGACGGTGATCCTGTTCGTGTTGTCGCTCGGGTTGTTCAAGCTGATCCCGCAGCAGTTCTTTCCGTCCTCCGATCGTCCGGAACTGATCGTCGATTTGTGGATGCCGCAGGCGGCGAGCTTCGACGAGATTCAGAAGCAGGCCACGGCGATGCAAAAGGACCTGAAGGATGACTCAGACGTCGTCTCGGTGACCAGCTACGTCGGCGGCGGCAGCCCGCGCTTCTATCTGCCGCTGAACGTGCAGACGCAGAACAACCTTGCCGAACTGGTGGTGATGACCAAGGGCTACAAGCAACGGGAAGGCGTGATGTCGCGGATCCAGGAATTGCTGGACAACGGATTCCCGGCCACGCGCGGCCGCGTCACGCGTCTCGAAAACGGGCCGCCCGTCGGCTATCCCGTGCAGTTCCGCATCAGCGGCGAGGATGAAGTGCAGCTGCGCAACCTCGCCGAGAAGGTAATGGCGATGGCACGCGCCAATCCCGACACCACCGACGTCAACATGGATTGGGGCGAGCGCGTCAAGGTGCTGAAGATCGACATCGACCAGGACAAGGCGCGCGTGCTGGGCGTGAGTTCGAAGAGTGTTTCGCAGGCGCTGCAGGCGTCGTTGAGCGGCTACGACATCACGCAATACCTCGAAGGCACCGACAGCATCGGCGTGTATGCGCGCCTGCAGTCGCCGGAGCGCACCGACCTCAACAACATCAAGGACCTCAAGATCTATACGCAGGGCGGCCACTTCGTGCCGTTGTCGCAAATCGCGCGGCTGCGGCTGGCCAGCGACGACAGCATTCGCTGGCGCCGCAACCGGATTCCCACGATTACCGTGCAGGCCGACGTGCAGAACGGTGCGCAGGGCAACGACGTCGAACACGCACTGTGGTCGCAGCTCGAACCGATGGTGAAGAAGCTGCCGGCCGGCTACCGCATCGAGATGGGCGGTTCGCTGGAGTCGAGCAGCAAATCGCAGAAGGCCATCAAGACGACGATGCCGCTGGTCATCGTGATCGTGCTGTTCCTGCTGATGATCCAGTTGCAGGACATGCGCAGGATGGCGCTGGTACTGCTGACGGCGCCGCTCGGCATCATCGGCGTCACCGCGATCATGCTGCTGTTCCGCATACCATTCGGTTTCGTCGCGCTGCTCGGCACCATCGCGCTGTTCGGCATGATCATCCGCAACTCGGTGATCCTGATCGTGCAGATCGACCATGCACTCGGCGAAGGCGCGACGATGCGCGACGCGATCATCGAATCCACCGTGCATCGTTTCCGGCCGATCCTGCTGACGGCCGCGGCGGCGGTGCTGGCGATGGTGCCGCTGACCCGATCGGTGTTCTGGGGGCCGATGGCGTGGGCGATCATGGGCGGGCTGACGGTCGCGACGCTGCTGACGCTGCTGTTCCTGCCGACCGCGTTCGCGGTGTGGTTCAAGGCCGCGAAGTCCGGAGAAGCCCATGCGAAATGA
- a CDS encoding Type I secretion outer membrane protein, TolC family, whose protein sequence is MRNEHRANAWTLRGCIAAGLLLSASAAHAMDFSTAVQKAQAFDPTTQAANYAYLAGVEKGKQGTALYFPQINATANYNHLHLNSESTLDLPPFFPTDVLIGNSSGYLHGFGVTLVQPIYNAAVFAGAAELKDQAKLAGLQKQGADANLVLRVAQAYFGVLMAEDNLELTRKQKAAIAQQLASAQARFKAGKTNVTDVRDAEARYQGVLAQEIAAVNGLAVQQDQFASIVGAPPQNLAKVPDDFKPAPPQPDDLDTWLAWGRQDNLNVQGARVQLDVDNHEVDKYRLRSRPQLNLVASYQDMRQSGTLPILVSPDHSQQTIVGLQLSVPLFAGGSYQSKYREAVANVGQATYQLQATVASTDVQVKQQFLNVEIGAQQVTALQQAVVAAKSSLDATTLGLKVGKKTTLDVLNAQQQYFSAQQNLDGARYQYLVARLNLAALVNRLGEDDIRAVNGYLTASP, encoded by the coding sequence ATGCGAAATGAGCATCGCGCGAACGCCTGGACTCTCCGTGGCTGCATCGCCGCCGGTTTGTTGCTGAGCGCATCGGCCGCGCACGCGATGGATTTCAGCACCGCCGTGCAAAAGGCGCAGGCTTTCGATCCCACCACGCAGGCGGCGAACTACGCGTACCTCGCCGGCGTCGAGAAGGGCAAGCAGGGCACGGCGTTGTATTTCCCGCAGATCAACGCCACCGCCAACTACAACCACCTGCACCTCAATTCGGAATCCACGCTCGACCTGCCGCCGTTCTTTCCGACCGACGTGCTGATCGGCAACTCCAGTGGCTATCTGCACGGATTCGGCGTGACGCTGGTGCAACCGATCTACAACGCTGCCGTGTTCGCAGGCGCGGCGGAATTGAAGGACCAGGCGAAACTGGCCGGGCTGCAAAAGCAGGGCGCCGATGCCAACCTGGTGTTGCGCGTGGCGCAGGCCTACTTTGGCGTGCTGATGGCCGAGGACAACCTCGAACTCACCCGAAAACAGAAGGCGGCGATCGCGCAACAACTCGCGAGCGCGCAGGCGCGCTTCAAGGCCGGCAAGACCAACGTCACCGACGTGCGCGACGCTGAAGCGCGCTACCAGGGCGTGCTTGCGCAGGAAATTGCGGCGGTCAACGGCCTTGCCGTGCAACAGGATCAATTCGCCAGCATCGTCGGCGCGCCGCCGCAGAACCTCGCCAAGGTACCCGACGATTTCAAGCCGGCGCCGCCGCAGCCTGACGATCTGGATACGTGGCTCGCGTGGGGCCGCCAGGACAACCTCAACGTGCAGGGCGCGCGCGTGCAATTGGACGTCGACAACCATGAGGTCGACAAGTACCGGCTGCGCAGCCGGCCGCAATTGAACCTCGTCGCGAGCTATCAGGACATGCGCCAGAGCGGCACACTGCCGATCCTGGTTTCGCCCGACCACAGCCAACAGACCATCGTCGGCTTGCAGCTTTCGGTGCCGCTGTTCGCAGGCGGCAGTTACCAATCGAAATATCGCGAAGCGGTCGCCAACGTCGGGCAGGCGACTTACCAGTTGCAGGCCACGGTTGCGAGCACCGACGTGCAGGTGAAGCAGCAATTCCTCAACGTCGAAATCGGTGCGCAGCAGGTGACTGCGTTGCAGCAGGCGGTCGTCGCGGCGAAGTCGTCGCTGGATGCCACCACGCTGGGCTTGAAGGTCGGCAAGAAAACCACGCTCGACGTGTTGAATGCCCAGCAGCAGTATTTCTCGGCCCAGCAGAATCTCGATGGCGCGCGCTATCAATACCTGGTGGCGCGGCTCAATCTTGCTGCGCTGGTCAATCGGCTCGGCGAAGACGACATTCGCGCGGTCAACGGCTATTTGACCGCGTCGCCATGA